The genomic region atcatttatttatatttctgcatAATGCATTCAggatggagggggcgggggggcaggaggagtGACAGGGGAATGGGAAACTCCATCCCTCTGGGTTAATTGTTTGAATGATTAGTCACTTCTCTGTGTCCTTTTTGTGTCTCTGAGAGTGACACGCTTTGCCTTGGCTTGTCCAGTATACCTCGTGCTTAAAAAATCCGGGTTTTATAATCACGTTTTTGTGTGACTAGGGTATGACAAAGTGAAAAGGAATCTTACTATTGTGACACAATGTgcagggtagggtctgcatGTAAACCTTATCATACAGACGTACACAACGCAAGAGAAAATAAAGTaaagaaaaaacaacaaaatacatTGAGTACTTTTTCCACACTGATTTCTTTTCCAGCGATTTAAAAGCTTGATATAGCGTTTGTGTGATTTACCTCATTCTACAGTTGGGTTTTATCAGAGAATCTCAGTGAGAATTCAAGCCACAGCCAGTGACTCGGTTTCCTTTTAAACGTTCTGGAGTCATAAAAGGTGACGTTCTTTCTGTAAATACTAGGAGGAGAAAAAGCTACATTTTCGTAAAAATGAAAGGTCACCACCTATGCGGTCCAATCGTTTTTTACTGTGAAGTTGTTTTGCAAGTTTTACTACTTTTAGTTTCTAGAGGTCAAGGGgcttattttgattttttttcactgTGTAACACTGACATCGCTGATTTTCTCTTCCTCTTTTACATTCTCCAAAGAGTATTAGTAAGCATGAGTATGTTTGACATTAGTTAAATCCATATAGAAGTATACAAAGATGTACATATATGAAAATGTGACAGGTACAATATGCAGCTGCTTATAAGTCAACGCATGTTTATTTATAGAGGACTTTTAAACAGCAAGAGTTGAACTCAAAGTGCTGTACAAACGATGTACCAAGAAAACAACACGAAAAGGCAAGACAGTGTAACAAGATTCATTTAAATGACAATGAAAGACACTGAATTAACAAAAACAATGAGACTCAAAAACAGTGATAACTGGTAAGCAAACATCTTTCAGACTGAATTAAAAGCTACGGTATAAAAGTGTGTTTTTAAATGAGATTTGAAAAGAGGCAGTGAAGGTCCCATTCTCACATATTCATAGCAGCTCGCCGCCTGTTCTAAGCCGCTAGTGTCATTTCATTTGTAAAGCAATTTCTATGGAATGAAAAATTTTATGATATTATGTTTCTGGTGAGCTGACTGAATAGAATTAGCGACAATTAAAGCTGACTTTGGGATGTTGGAATCGGAGTTCTTTCCACAGTGGGTAGTATTTTGATGCGTGACTCAGACGAGTGAAAAAGAGCCTGTCacaatgaaataaatgtattttgctgcaaacgGAAAACTGCTGTAGCAAATTTGCTAGACAGTTATGATTGGATGAAGGATTGAATAGCATGTTACAATTGGCCACATATAGGACAGGTGGTTAATTTTCAGCCTTATTTTATTTGTGCACTAAAGGATTTTTATTCAAAGGATGTGACACTAAATTGCTTGCTGTAGAAAATTACCTTTAATATATATTACTAACCAGATTTTCAATAATAACTGtatagcaaaaaaaatgtaagctcGTTAACGTACTAAAATGCCCAGGGTCAGATACACAAGCTGGTCACATCTATAGCTACATTATCAATTTCCTGCTGTGCTAAAAGCAGAACATTTACTGTTGTTTTTTAGTAAAAAGAAACTTGGCTTTTTAGATGCTTGGTTAGTTACTCAGAATGGAGCCTTCAGACTTCTATGCTGCTTATCCTTGTCCTTAACAGCTGCGCCTCCTACTGGCCGGCTTTGGCAGTCTTTATAAAAACTGGCAGTGGTCCAGAAAACAGGCAACAGTGAAGCCCTCACTGTCTGAAGGGGGTTGAGGGATAGCAGCCTGACAAATGGATGCCTGTCCATACTGTCAGTACTGTGACTTACTGCCTATCATAGCACTGTTAGCTATAACATAAGAAGTTAATGAATCCTGTGAATCTCCCTTCCTGTTTACCCTCTACACGCTGGACTTCCGGTACAACACCAGCTCTTACCACCTAAAGAAGTTCTCAGGTGACTCTCCCATTGTACGGTATATCAGAGGACTAGTCGAGGACTTTGTCTTGTGCGGCAGGAAGAGCAACGCGCAGCTCAACATCAGCAAGGAAAATGAGGTAGTGGTGGACTACTGGCTTAACAGGAAGTCCGAGACCAGTCATTCTCCAGGGCGAGGAGGTGGAGGTGGGGCAGGGctaccgcccccccaccccccaacccgtcTGGAGAATAGAACAAGTcttttacttgcacatttattattatttttcctaacttttatttcattaatACTCTATTATATTCTCTTTTGTTGTTCTATTTGTGTTCGCAATAATTTCTGGGATCAAGAAAGTTCATCTGATCTAATATACAGAATATATCCTGTGAATATATAGCAGTGTGAGTTTGATGTACCATAACATAAGAGTTTATGCTGTGATATTGGGAAGCTGTCTGCATGTTCATTTATTAGGGACAGGTGTCAGTTTTATTTCTTGTTTCATTTCCATTTGGTGAGAAATGTGACACCAAGTGACAAAGTGTGACCACAAGGCTTGTCATGTTACTGCTGACCGGAGAGACAGACAAGCCCCCAAAAATCCCATTTTTTTAACAGTCTGCTGACTGCTGTCTTCAGATTACTGCTGATCAATGTGCTGAGTGACCCGAAGCTGTCTTAGAACTGCCCCTACGTGTAAAACCCTAAGCATATTAGTGTGAAAGCCATGAGTTACTGATGTTTTTCCCAGTGTTGGCGTCATCATCTTCTCTCATGCTGATTGCTGCCAAAGAACCTGGCTGCAACTAAATATAAACTGTTTGTAGGAAAGTAAAGCTTTTTAAACATAAACAACAGTAATTTTTTAGAAATTTTATTCCAACATCCAATAAGTGATTATTCATCACCATATTGATAACAGACTTGTGTAATTGTACTTTTCTCAGGATATGCAGGATATGCTTCATGGCCGTTGCTAGACCTCTTTACTGGGCCCTGTACCCCAGTATTGATCTAATGTGGCCCAGTAAAAAATTGGGAAAAGAATGGATTTTTTACTAATCCACAATATCGAAACAATGCAATTTAACTCAGAATACAAGCTGAGGCACGCAGCTTGCGGTCCAGGTCCGTACACCACGAGACACACATTAATGTCCCTGCACAGCAGTGTGCATGTAATAGCTGGCGCACGTGACGTGCACATTACTCTGCATGCACAGCAGTGTGCGTGTATTAGCCGGTGCACATGGTGCGTATGCAGCAATCCGTGTATCTGCATGCAAAATGAGAATCAGGACTGAGGAATAACACGACAGGATgcaataaattttaaaatataCCGATCATCTTTTGATTTTGATTTGACTCGAACATATTTGTTCCAGTAgatggacatcagtttggcAGTGGCAGTAATAATGGGCTAAGTGAGGCAGGTTCACATGACACATTATATAGCACATTTCATACAGGAGGCTGGCGTTCGAGAAAAAAAAGGCATGATTTGAGTAATGGGGGGGTCCTGTGCCCCAGTAGAACTTTATGTATAGCAACAGTCCTGGGTGTTTCTCTCTCTGGCTAGTTAGTTACTACAGTGAGCCCCCTTTGTTTTGAGGCATGTGGGAATACTGCCCCCCTTAGGTTTTCATTAGAAATGCATTTTCCGTGCTCACTGCTAACAGCTAGGCTAATGGGACTTTCTCGTTATACCAGAAAGTCCACAGAAGCCCTGGTTAGTGCCGGTTATCCTGACTGAACGCGCAGGGAATGAACATGCCTGAGATCTTAGTCATCAGCGGTAGGCTCTGCTGTCAAACAAGTAGATGTGTATCAAATACTTCAACTTCCAGGAAGGAATCCTTCTGTTGTTCACTCACATAAAGTTTACATGTCTTTACTTTGCAGCAACAATCttctggatgtttttattgcagTTTAGGTCTCGTCCATCTGCACTACTGACCCTTctgaaaattctttttttttttttatatgaattAAGAGACAGTAAATGAACTGTGTAATGAGCTGGCAAATTTTGAAATTCAGAGTATGCATCCTATGTAGGCCTACATAGTATTTATAAGGGGTGTGAGGTGGTATGTGCTCCAGAGACCTGAGTTTGTCAGTTGATTATAGTCCACTGTGGTGTGACCTGTGCTGCGTGATCTCGTTTCTGCAGACAGGAGTGGATGGAAATGCACCAGTCTGCCCCCAGGGGGCGTTTTTTTaataatacatacataaatcTTCAGGATCTGCTCCTACTCTCGGTCGAGTGATGTGGCTTTCCTGCTGGCCCCAGTGTCTGTTCCTGATATCTGGGAGGGGCATAGTGAGGTAGTCGGCCATTTCAACTTAGAGGAAGGGGGGGCGGACTTCACAGCTGATGGCAGGGCCATGATGGACGGGGTGCCTGGGAAGGCCACTGGGGACTCAGGACAGCTCCGCACTCTGCTGGCGGCTCCAGGCCTGCAGCTCCACCCCTGCTGCACACACAAGCAGGTAGCTCTCACCGGTCACCCCTGGCCTCCACACCTGAGATGGTCGGGCGGATGGACAGGTGAGGGGGGAAGTGGAATGAGGAGAGGCAGGAAATGGATAATCAGCAGCTTCATACATGTACATCAATATATATTAGATTGAAATTGCATGCATGATTTAATACCATCTTACAAAAAGCGTTAGTGCGTAAACTAACAGTGTTATCCATGTGACGACCTCCGGTGTGATGAGCATATTCAGGTTTAAGCTGTAAACGGAGAGCTTAAGGTTCCTACCCTGTGAAACAGAAGCAGGTGTCTGTGCAGACGGATGACCAGTGGATAATGGCAGCCAGGGGGCGCCAGCTTCCCCTGCAAACACAGGCTAAGGTGAGAACATGGAAGGAGAGGGAGTTCCTGCAGCAGGGGTGGTTAGTTTTGCTTTTGCCTGCTGGTTACGCCACTATATTACAGGCAGTGCTTACCTAAGTGTGGCATCACTTAGTCCACAGCATAGATGAGCCAGATCATATTTACGGCCTACAGTAGACATGGCAACAAGCAGGATAGAGTAAAGAAGGCTTACATCCCCTGTAGCATCCAGGTGGTGGGCAGGCAGGAAGAGGTTTGGCTCATGGATATTGAGCTCTATGGTTGGAGAATTGAGACAAGGGTTAGAGGGCCGGGCAGAGGAGGTGTGGCTGCAGTTACAGCCACGTCAGCACCTGCTTGGGCCTGGGCAGGGGAACACAGTGCTGACTATGCCCCTCTGCTGCTAAACTCGCTATCTAATGGCTAGTGATGGCTAAATGAAGTTTCATGAACCAATTACTATATTTTCTGAGCTAACCAAGGGCGCCATCtagtggaataaaaaaaaatacaaaaaatggttcatgaaattTCATGCCATCACTACTAATGGTGCTTTTCCAGTGGTATACAGGAACTGACCTGTTCCTGAGCTGTACCACGCAGGCAGACTAGTTAAAGCACAGTTCCAGCTcactttggttttccactgcacaCTGCAGAAGGCTCGGCTCGGTGAAGGCGTTGCCAGTTTCGGAAAGTGACAGTAACATAAAACCAAAGAGAAGCACAGGTATTGTCCACACTGTATACATAATGATTTACTAtctgcagttttttttgtttaactgcGTGCTTTGGCTGTAGTGGAATGGAGTGACTCTGAggttagggatctgtgcaactggaaggttgctggttcaaatcccatgaatgcccagagtgattctactctgttgggcccttgagcaaaggcccttaacctgcgaATGCTTCATCCCGGGtgtgacgttaatctacatccagccctataagcaggtcctccaacttacagggaataacTTGGGGGTTAGTGGCAGGATTGGCTCTCCAAGCCACCGGAAAATAcgtcacactggtccattccgaccagtgtggtgctgaggcatcacccgccacatggctgcacccaggttctcatccctgaggtggtttgtcgtgtggtgggtgtggcaacgcaCTGGTCCTTACCACCTATGTCTGTGAGAATCACTGGGTTATGTTACCATCAAACGCTAGTGGAATTAGCATTCGcttgtgtaaatttgcattatgaaTCCATTCTGTTCAGCAGTTGTATAGTACTTTTTTAAGTAATAAGTTCCACATTTTCAAGTTCCAAGATATAGGGAATTCATTAAAACATCTGTCATGCTACTAATGAAGAATATGTGTTCTTTTGTGTCGGATAATCCATGCCTATTGATGCAGGTCACTGGTATCTCCGTGCgattcaaccaatcagatagtGGTGATGCAATCAGCTTGGTTAGGTCACGCTTTTATGCAGGGCTATGTCAGCATGGGTATGACTCGAGTATGGCTCAGTTCCTGGTAGCAATGGGAAAGCACCATAACACTAGATGCCGCAgtcacattgggggggggggggggggcatgttgtGGGGGCCGTCACCTCCTCAACCATCTGCTGAGGGACTCACACAGCATGATGCTCTTGATGATAGACCTGACCGTTACCTGTCAGCCTTCTGGCTTTTAGGCTCTCTAGCTCCCCTTGTAGCTGCCTGATCTCCTCCTCCAGCCCCCTTTTCCTCTGCTCTGCTTCCTGCAGCTGTCTGAGtgaagcagccaatcagaatcaccGCATTATGCTGAGCAAAGTGTCACATAATGTGTCCATCATTAATGATGCTAGTCCGGCTCCTCCCTTTACCAGGAGATCTCAGCGCTAACCTGCTTTTAGCAACTTGTCTAGCCTATATGCTAACTGCTTAAATTAAACCTGCATTTCAGAATCTGGACTCAAACAAAAATTGTCTCTGCTTTCTTTACAATCAAGCCAACACACGTTCTGTACatcaattattattttgtccatCCACACATTTTCCAACCACTTGTGCAGGGGGCATAAAACCCATTCCAGgtagcatttttaaaatattttatattataaacCCCTTTGAGTAGTTTTATTGATGTTATGCGgccttttcattttgtttccgTATAACTTGGGCAGTCCGATACCTGTGAAGCTCCATAGTCATTGCAGCATCCAGGTCAGTGTCGTCACCATGCACATGACCTGCAGGGCCCTTACTcaacactagatggtgctcaaACGGTTTCGGCAGCTCCTCTGATACGCTTTCTGTGAGCTGCCATGCCTGACATGGAAACAAAGCAAACACCACCTCCAGTAATAATCCAGAAAGCATCCCCCTTTTAAAAACACTCTAAAAAACTCCAAATAGCAAAGTGTGGTGACCACAAAAAGTCCCTGAACAGTCCTTGTTTAAGGATTTCTGATGTTTTTCTCTCTACCAGGTTGTCCCGAATGAGACCCTCACTGCCCCTGCTCCACTGCTTGTCCGCACTCGTCACGGTGTCGCAGCTGTGGTCCTTGGTCTCCCTGAAAAATGAATATGAGGAACTCTTCAAAAAAACAGACAGGCTTATTACTCATTAGAGAATGTGATGACACACCAAAGACTACAGGCAAAGTTACAGGGGAAGGTGGAGAAGAGAGGCTACCCAGTGGCCATGTATGAGTATCCCACGAAGGCCAGGTGAGCCCCCGCAGGCTGGCTGCCCCCCACTCCACTCAGAGCCTCCTGTGGGATTAACATGTACTGGTTAGATTCTCCTTCATAATGGTTAAACTGGGTGTCTTGGTGCAGCATCACAAGGTGATTCAAGTGTTCCTGGTGGCTAATGCTGGGGAACCGTGAAACCAGAAAGATCCATGGATTCTTGCCATATGATGTTTCATGTTACTTTGCTTTAGATTTAAATCAGTATTTGCATGCGATGCAGCGGAAGTATCCTGCATGAAAGATTACATTGTAGCTGCTGAATgacagggagctgagaggggtGGGGctgcaacccctcccccccccccccaaccccagcgCTATCCTAAAATACCATTTTGCTGAGGCAGTCGTCCACCACATCAAAGTTGGAAGTGTCAGTGGCGTTGGAGACCGTAGGCTGGTAAGGGGGTGTGCAGTGGTGTAGGGAGGCCCAGTGCACACCACTAAAGAAGGGATGGCCCCAGAAGTCCAGGGCCCCCCCTGCTCCCAGGCGCTCCTGCGGCTCGCAGATCAGCCCACGGATGAGGGAGCGGCCCTCAGCTGACACCACAGCAGCCAATGGCGGAAACTCAAAGTGCTCCTGAGGCAATCAGGAAGACACAAGTATGACAAGCAAGATGACAAGCGCTTCACATTACATTTTACTTTTAAATTAAACGTCTGCACGCAGATATCAGAAATACAGCTATTTAATAGCTATACAGCTATTAAAAAATTAAAGTACAGGAAAAATAATAACATTTTgggtgccactttacaataaggccaCGCTTATAaatggattataaatggtttataagcaggttattaattaggttgtaacactttgtaaatcatTACTAGGCAATTATAAACAAGTTATGCCACAGTTTTCTTCTTATTAATAAGTCACTACCATTTATAGGTGGCAAAGGGTAgtgttattgtaaagtggtgccacattttcttaaatattctccCTGCTATACAATGTAAAATGGATTGCCTATTTTTAAACCCAGTTCGGGTTAAATACCAATATGCTGCATGGGAAATGATGCATAGATAAGAGCCTGACTTGGAAGTGGAGGATTTTGGCGTAGGTCTCAGGCAGGGACTCGGCGTAGAATGGCGTGCTGCCAAACAGCATCTCAAAGGCACAGACCCCC from Brienomyrus brachyistius isolate T26 chromosome 17, BBRACH_0.4, whole genome shotgun sequence harbors:
- the LOC125712104 gene encoding myotonin-protein kinase-like isoform X3; this encodes MLSTTGGSPCPQAVAQESQRCWGGRWGCRACWTCCWVCTRNFSLHPWGGRSTCGPSCSGVAVARLRRTQQVYALKIMNKWEILNRTETACYLEEREVLVRGDRRWITALHYAFQDDNYLYLAMDYCVGGDLLTLLGKFGDHIPEEMAQFYLAETVMAIDSVHKLGYVHRDIKPDNILLTADGHIKLGDFGSCLRLQEDGMVHSSLAVGTPDYLSPEILRALESREGYGPECDWWALGVCAFEMLFGSTPFYAESLPETYAKILHFQVRLLSMHHFPCSILEHFEFPPLAAVVSAEGRSLIRGLICEPQERLGAGGALDFWGHPFFSGVHWASLHHCTPPYQPTVSNATDTSNFDVVDDCLSKMEALSGVGGSQPAGAHLAFVGYSYMATGETKDHSCDTVTSADKQWSRGSEGLIRDNLAWQLTESVSEELPKPFEHHLVLSKGPAGHVHGDDTDLDAAMTMELHRQLQEAEQRKRGLEEEIRQLQGELESLKARRLTELNIHEPNLFLPAHHLDATGDGKLAPPGCHYPLVIRLHRHLLLFHRVWRPGVTGESYLLVCAAGVELQAWSRQQSAELS
- the LOC125712104 gene encoding myotonin-protein kinase-like isoform X1, with protein sequence MSAGCGPGEPKVLGGAMGVQSLLDLLLGVYQEFQSSSLGREKHVRAFLQWAEPLVTKVKTTCIQRADFDILRVIGRGTFSEVAVARLRRTQQVYALKIMNKWEILNRTETACYLEEREVLVRGDRRWITALHYAFQDDNYLYLAMDYCVGGDLLTLLGKFGDHIPEEMAQFYLAETVMAIDSVHKLGYVHRDIKPDNILLTADGHIKLGDFGSCLRLQEDGMVHSSLAVGTPDYLSPEILRALESREGYGPECDWWALGVCAFEMLFGSTPFYAESLPETYAKILHFQVRLLSMHHFPCSILEHFEFPPLAAVVSAEGRSLIRGLICEPQERLGAGGALDFWGHPFFSGVHWASLHHCTPPYQPTVSNATDTSNFDVVDDCLSKMEALSGVGGSQPAGAHLAFVGYSYMATGETKDHSCDTVTSADKQWSRGSEGLIRDNLAWQLTESVSEELPKPFEHHLVLSKGPAGHVHGDDTDLDAAMTMELHRQLQEAEQRKRGLEEEIRQLQGELESLKARRLTELNIHEPNLFLPAHHLDATGDGKLAPPGCHYPLVIRLHRHLLLFHRVWRPGVTGESYLLVCAAGVELQAWSRQQSAELS
- the LOC125712104 gene encoding myotonin-protein kinase-like isoform X2 — encoded protein: MSAGCGPGEPKVLGGAMGVQSLLDLLLGVYQEFQSSSLGREKHVRAFLQWAEPLVTKVKTTCIQRADFDILRVIGRGTFSEVAVARLRRTQQVYALKIMNKWEILNRTETACYLEEREVLVRGDRRWITALHYAFQDDNYLYLAMDYCVGGDLLTLLGKFGDHIPEEMAQFYLAETVMAIDSVHKLGYVHRDIKPDNILLTADGHIKLGDFGSCLRLQEDGMVHSSLAVGTPDYLSPEILRALESREGYGPECDWWALGVCAFEMLFGSTPFYAESLPETYAKILHFQEHFEFPPLAAVVSAEGRSLIRGLICEPQERLGAGGALDFWGHPFFSGVHWASLHHCTPPYQPTVSNATDTSNFDVVDDCLSKMEALSGVGGSQPAGAHLAFVGYSYMATGETKDHSCDTVTSADKQWSRGSEGLIRDNLAWQLTESVSEELPKPFEHHLVLSKGPAGHVHGDDTDLDAAMTMELHRQLQEAEQRKRGLEEEIRQLQGELESLKARRLTELNIHEPNLFLPAHHLDATGDGKLAPPGCHYPLVIRLHRHLLLFHRVWRPGVTGESYLLVCAAGVELQAWSRQQSAELS